The Pristiophorus japonicus isolate sPriJap1 chromosome 3, sPriJap1.hap1, whole genome shotgun sequence genome has a segment encoding these proteins:
- the LOC139259720 gene encoding RNA-binding protein 43-like isoform X1: MESRTFVSTTQVPQTPKKMESDWAERTIVVSGIPEYVLSKSRIIDKLTIHFLRQKNGGGEVESVIYPADATGNAHVTFEKREVVDSVLRQKEQVLEDKQLPVKYPMKISAYSMDVFTQISVDLDLSIFGKGLELNKLVGELQSNNKNLQFSKLPDGRMHIEGSFSALKELRKDLQRRAGDFLEINPHRSVSKSGISASVRKLVEPASNGATQMTHKLAASPNYGATNALHPGVFEEDATVILDADIFTYINECCKKQYGEIFQKNDVRPNVTHCDGITILQLAKLSERCKPFQLMSAKLAIEKLISQMQQSLVTEKIRLDGGRGQKKTLAICKETMQRFPEVWVRITDECVILVGSVDQCNLFRKEVEEKVKTVQSVLDPTFSGHSGSPNATGYSYDSSQGLGSNPAGRWGGPNTSEYLNRNTHSDQYMKSQIDSFQTSQSRNDPYGKCGSALGGPTSLSALLNMGSGKIQDRQSENAARFERSPSNRH, translated from the exons GTGCCTCAAACCCCGAAGAAAATGGAATCAGACTGGGCAGAAAGGACTATTGTCGTATCTGGCATTCCTGAATATGTTCTTTCCAAAAGTAGAATAATTGACAAACTCACCATTCACTTTTTAAGGCAGAAGAATGGCGGTGGTGAGGTGGAAAGCGTCATCTATCCAGCCGATGCCACTGGCAATGCTCACGTCACATTCGAAAAGCGGGAAG TTGTGGACAGCGTGCTGAGACAGAAGGAGCAAGTGCTTGAAGACAAACAGCTCCCAGTGAAATATCCTATGAAAATTTCAGCATACAGTATGGAT GTCTTCACACAGATCTCGGTTGACCTGGATCTATCAATATTTGGTAAGGGGCTGGAGTTAAACAAGTTGGTGGGAGAACTTCAAAGCAACAATAAAAACTTGCAGTTTTCCAAATTACCTGACGGAAGGATGCACATTGAGGGTTCCTTCTCAGCACTAAAAGAACTGAGGAAGGACCTTCAGAGAAGAGCAGGTGACTTTCTAGAAATTAATCCCCATAGATCAGTGTCGAAATCTGGAATAAGTGCATCAGTAAGGAAACTCGTAGAGCCTGCATCTAATGGTGCAACTCAGATGACTCACAAACTTGCAGCCTCACCGAATTACGGAGCCACTAATGCCTTGCATCCTGGTGTATTCGAGGAAGACGCAACAGTTATTCTAGATGCAGATATTTTCACATACATTAATGAGTGTTGTAAAAAGCAGTATGGAGAAATATTTCAGAAAAATGATGTACGACCTAATGTGACACATTGCGATGGCATAACTATACTCCAGCTGGCAAAATTGAGCGAAAGGTGCAAACCATTTCAGCTGATGTCAGCAAAGTTAGCAATAGAAAAGTTAATCAGCCAAATGCAGCAATCATTGGTCACTGAAAAAATTAGATTGGATGGAGGCAGAGGACAGAAGAAAACACTAGCGATATGCAAGGAAACTATGCAACGCTTCCCTGAGGTTTGGGTTCGCATTACTGATGAGTGCGTGATCCTAGTAGGCAGCGTTGACCAATGCAACCTGTTCAGGAAGGAAGTGGAAGAGAAAGTGAAGACCGTGCAGTCAGTATTAGATCCAACATTCAGTGGGCATTCAGGAAGTCCGAATGCAACTGGATACTCGTATGATTCTAGTCAGGGTTTAGGTTCAAACCCTGCAGGCAGATGGGGTGGGCCCAACACAAGTGAGTACCTAAATAGAAACACGCACTCTGATCAATATATGAAGAGTCAGATTGACAGCTTCCAAACTTCTCAGAGCAGGAATGATCCATATGGGAAGTGCGGAAGTGCGTTAGGTGGGCCAACTTCTTTGTCAGCTTTGCTCAATATGGGCTCAGGTAAAATACAAGACAGACAGTCAGAAAATGCTGCAAGGTTTGAAAGATCTCCAAGCAATAGGCACTAA
- the LOC139259720 gene encoding RNA-binding protein 43-like isoform X2: MESDWAERTIVVSGIPEYVLSKSRIIDKLTIHFLRQKNGGGEVESVIYPADATGNAHVTFEKREVVDSVLRQKEQVLEDKQLPVKYPMKISAYSMDVFTQISVDLDLSIFGKGLELNKLVGELQSNNKNLQFSKLPDGRMHIEGSFSALKELRKDLQRRAGDFLEINPHRSVSKSGISASVRKLVEPASNGATQMTHKLAASPNYGATNALHPGVFEEDATVILDADIFTYINECCKKQYGEIFQKNDVRPNVTHCDGITILQLAKLSERCKPFQLMSAKLAIEKLISQMQQSLVTEKIRLDGGRGQKKTLAICKETMQRFPEVWVRITDECVILVGSVDQCNLFRKEVEEKVKTVQSVLDPTFSGHSGSPNATGYSYDSSQGLGSNPAGRWGGPNTSEYLNRNTHSDQYMKSQIDSFQTSQSRNDPYGKCGSALGGPTSLSALLNMGSGKIQDRQSENAARFERSPSNRH, from the exons ATGGAATCAGACTGGGCAGAAAGGACTATTGTCGTATCTGGCATTCCTGAATATGTTCTTTCCAAAAGTAGAATAATTGACAAACTCACCATTCACTTTTTAAGGCAGAAGAATGGCGGTGGTGAGGTGGAAAGCGTCATCTATCCAGCCGATGCCACTGGCAATGCTCACGTCACATTCGAAAAGCGGGAAG TTGTGGACAGCGTGCTGAGACAGAAGGAGCAAGTGCTTGAAGACAAACAGCTCCCAGTGAAATATCCTATGAAAATTTCAGCATACAGTATGGAT GTCTTCACACAGATCTCGGTTGACCTGGATCTATCAATATTTGGTAAGGGGCTGGAGTTAAACAAGTTGGTGGGAGAACTTCAAAGCAACAATAAAAACTTGCAGTTTTCCAAATTACCTGACGGAAGGATGCACATTGAGGGTTCCTTCTCAGCACTAAAAGAACTGAGGAAGGACCTTCAGAGAAGAGCAGGTGACTTTCTAGAAATTAATCCCCATAGATCAGTGTCGAAATCTGGAATAAGTGCATCAGTAAGGAAACTCGTAGAGCCTGCATCTAATGGTGCAACTCAGATGACTCACAAACTTGCAGCCTCACCGAATTACGGAGCCACTAATGCCTTGCATCCTGGTGTATTCGAGGAAGACGCAACAGTTATTCTAGATGCAGATATTTTCACATACATTAATGAGTGTTGTAAAAAGCAGTATGGAGAAATATTTCAGAAAAATGATGTACGACCTAATGTGACACATTGCGATGGCATAACTATACTCCAGCTGGCAAAATTGAGCGAAAGGTGCAAACCATTTCAGCTGATGTCAGCAAAGTTAGCAATAGAAAAGTTAATCAGCCAAATGCAGCAATCATTGGTCACTGAAAAAATTAGATTGGATGGAGGCAGAGGACAGAAGAAAACACTAGCGATATGCAAGGAAACTATGCAACGCTTCCCTGAGGTTTGGGTTCGCATTACTGATGAGTGCGTGATCCTAGTAGGCAGCGTTGACCAATGCAACCTGTTCAGGAAGGAAGTGGAAGAGAAAGTGAAGACCGTGCAGTCAGTATTAGATCCAACATTCAGTGGGCATTCAGGAAGTCCGAATGCAACTGGATACTCGTATGATTCTAGTCAGGGTTTAGGTTCAAACCCTGCAGGCAGATGGGGTGGGCCCAACACAAGTGAGTACCTAAATAGAAACACGCACTCTGATCAATATATGAAGAGTCAGATTGACAGCTTCCAAACTTCTCAGAGCAGGAATGATCCATATGGGAAGTGCGGAAGTGCGTTAGGTGGGCCAACTTCTTTGTCAGCTTTGCTCAATATGGGCTCAGGTAAAATACAAGACAGACAGTCAGAAAATGCTGCAAGGTTTGAAAGATCTCCAAGCAATAGGCACTAA